In a single window of the Alphaproteobacteria bacterium LSUCC0684 genome:
- a CDS encoding nitrate/nitrite transporter → MMNEHPEKAEIDHSDARAWIIWGLAAIAFGYAFIHRVAPGVMVQDLMAEFSLGGAMLGVLSALYFYPYVLLQVPLGAALSIIGTRLILTGALSLAAIGSLIFGIAEVPEVAYLGRVLIGIGSSVGFLGSLALAGAWFPPDRFAFLAGFTMFFGMISGVFGQGPLAVLVETFGWRSCMIMLAVAGAVLAAVVFALVRNAPKVAAISTGRPPLSATWMEMRENLRLVLCSKKVWAIAFVAATMSGPMLTLGALWGTPYLISAYGLQRPEAASLVSLLLIGWAVSAPLSGRISDRLGRRKPMLVTGLAGLVFLVGVIVILPDLPLALTISLLVLTGVFGAAMTSTFALVREVMPERLAGASVGIVNSMTVASGAVLQPIVGLGLDLSWSGQMIDGARYYAPADYRLAFGVILLSCILGLITAIRLPEAEISPDSN, encoded by the coding sequence ATGATGAACGAGCATCCTGAAAAAGCCGAAATTGACCATAGCGATGCCCGGGCCTGGATTATCTGGGGACTTGCAGCTATTGCTTTTGGCTACGCATTTATTCATCGGGTAGCTCCTGGTGTGATGGTCCAAGACCTGATGGCTGAATTTTCCCTTGGGGGAGCGATGCTTGGCGTTTTATCCGCGCTCTATTTCTATCCCTATGTGCTGCTTCAGGTGCCGCTAGGTGCGGCTTTGTCAATTATTGGCACTAGACTGATTTTGACCGGTGCGTTGAGTCTGGCTGCGATTGGATCCCTGATTTTTGGTATAGCAGAAGTGCCGGAGGTGGCATACCTCGGGCGGGTGTTGATCGGGATTGGTTCAAGCGTGGGTTTTCTGGGTTCGCTTGCTCTTGCCGGCGCATGGTTTCCCCCGGACCGTTTTGCCTTTCTTGCCGGCTTCACCATGTTTTTTGGGATGATTTCCGGGGTTTTTGGTCAAGGGCCTCTGGCTGTGCTTGTTGAGACATTCGGTTGGCGGAGTTGCATGATCATGTTGGCTGTTGCCGGTGCAGTTCTGGCAGCTGTTGTTTTTGCTCTTGTTCGGAATGCCCCAAAAGTTGCTGCAATCTCAACCGGGCGACCACCCTTATCCGCCACTTGGATGGAGATGAGGGAAAATCTGCGTCTTGTCCTATGCTCAAAAAAGGTCTGGGCGATTGCCTTTGTCGCAGCCACCATGTCCGGACCGATGCTGACACTCGGGGCATTATGGGGTACCCCCTATCTTATTTCAGCATATGGGCTTCAGCGGCCAGAGGCTGCGAGTCTTGTTTCACTCCTTCTTATTGGCTGGGCGGTCAGCGCGCCGCTGAGCGGCCGCATCTCTGACAGGCTCGGCCGACGTAAACCCATGCTTGTCACGGGCTTGGCCGGACTTGTGTTTTTAGTTGGCGTCATCGTAATCCTGCCTGACCTGCCCCTTGCCCTGACCATATCTCTTCTGGTGTTGACGGGCGTCTTTGGAGCTGCCATGACGTCAACTTTTGCCTTGGTAAGGGAAGTGATGCCGGAACGTCTTGCAGGGGCTTCTGTGGGAATTGTAAATTCAATGACGGTAGCATCAGGGGCGGTGCTTCAGCCGATTGTCGGTCTGGGTTTGGACCTGTCCTGGAGTGGCCAGATGATCGATGGCGCCAGATACTATGCTCCGGCTGATTATCGTCTGGCTTTCGGGGTTATCCTTCTTTCATGCATACTTGGCCTGATCACAGCTATTCGTCTGCCGGAAGCCGAAATTTCACCAGACTCGAATTGA
- a CDS encoding 3TM-type holin, producing MGLFSAFVGGLAGMASAATSKSAQIPPDFVSSAARLVDELYTTDDERLDKKAMLARIAQEADRLQTNVNLIEARHRSLFIAGWRPFIGWICGLALAWHFLLSPIGEFLLAREGIDTSTWPRFDLSTLNTVLFGILGLGTLRTAEKAAGKA from the coding sequence ATGGGCCTATTCAGCGCCTTTGTCGGCGGCTTGGCCGGCATGGCTTCTGCCGCAACATCAAAATCTGCCCAAATACCCCCTGATTTTGTCAGCTCAGCCGCTCGTCTTGTGGATGAACTCTACACTACCGACGATGAAAGGCTTGATAAAAAAGCAATGCTGGCACGCATTGCGCAGGAAGCCGACCGCCTGCAAACAAACGTCAACCTTATAGAGGCCAGACATCGTTCTCTCTTTATTGCTGGATGGCGACCGTTCATTGGATGGATATGCGGGCTTGCTCTTGCCTGGCATTTTCTTCTAAGCCCGATCGGGGAATTTCTGCTTGCCCGGGAGGGAATCGATACATCTACCTGGCCCAGGTTTGATCTCAGCACCCTAAATACCGTGCTCTTCGGAATCCTTGGACTTGGGACACTTCGTACCGCGGAGAAAGCGGCGGGCAAAGCCTGA
- a CDS encoding aminoglycoside phosphotransferase family protein, giving the protein MMEFIDPDISEESRQKARFRFLAKNSLDSAKLIALPSDASPRRYYRLEGIGLLLLEEVPGSPDFEAFVKVSSHLCQLGFSAPSVRAEDADTGLALIEDFGEMTFTRALDAGRDPAPLYSLAVDLLISLHQHPDALKLDLPFYNANVLMEELAVFPDWFVPGVTGHDPGTDRTERFRENFLSMWEEPLRYHDQGNTSLTLRDFHVDNLMLVEQREGVRGCGILDFQDALIGAQAYDLVSMLQDARRDLPQGLEDAMIRRYLDAFPNLDRLDFMVSYWRLAAQRHLRIAGVFIRLARRDGKPGYLRHMPRVLIQARHALKMAGLDDIEFLLEEHLADWWQWTG; this is encoded by the coding sequence ATGATGGAATTCATTGATCCTGATATAAGTGAAGAAAGTCGGCAAAAGGCCAGGTTTAGATTTCTCGCGAAAAACAGTCTTGATTCCGCCAAACTAATAGCTTTGCCATCAGATGCTTCTCCTCGTCGTTACTACCGTCTGGAGGGGATTGGACTTCTGCTTCTTGAAGAGGTGCCCGGCTCTCCAGATTTTGAAGCTTTCGTTAAGGTTTCATCACATCTCTGCCAGCTTGGATTTTCAGCACCATCGGTCAGGGCTGAGGATGCGGATACCGGTCTTGCTTTGATTGAAGATTTTGGTGAGATGACATTTACCCGTGCTCTCGATGCCGGAAGAGACCCGGCACCGCTTTACTCGCTTGCGGTCGATTTGCTGATCAGCCTGCATCAGCATCCGGATGCCCTGAAGCTTGATCTGCCCTTCTATAACGCAAATGTGCTGATGGAAGAACTTGCAGTCTTTCCTGACTGGTTTGTGCCCGGGGTGACAGGCCACGATCCGGGTACAGACAGGACGGAGCGCTTTCGTGAGAATTTTCTTTCTATGTGGGAAGAGCCCCTTCGATATCACGATCAGGGCAATACATCCCTGACCTTGCGTGATTTTCACGTTGATAATCTGATGCTTGTTGAGCAAAGGGAAGGGGTCAGGGGGTGCGGCATCCTTGATTTTCAGGATGCGCTGATCGGGGCGCAAGCCTATGATCTTGTCTCAATGCTGCAGGATGCACGGCGTGATCTGCCCCAAGGTCTTGAGGATGCCATGATCCGCCGCTACCTTGATGCATTTCCTAACCTGGACAGGTTGGATTTCATGGTCAGCTATTGGCGTCTGGCAGCCCAGCGTCACCTCAGGATTGCTGGTGTATTCATCCGTCTTGCCCGGCGTGATGGCAAGCCTGGTTATCTCCGCCATATGCCGCGAGTGCTTATTCAGGCAAGACATGCACTGAAGATGGCGGGGCTTGATGACATTGAATTTCTGCTCGAAGAACATCTTGCCGACTGGTGGCAGTGGACAGGATGA